In Phragmites australis chromosome 17, lpPhrAust1.1, whole genome shotgun sequence, the following are encoded in one genomic region:
- the LOC133897726 gene encoding SURP and G-patch domain-containing protein 1-like protein isoform X3, translating into MDKGLFANDGSFLERFKQMQQEMKEKEKAAAAAASSAAPKPVNPKQGVAVAANKRPFELKAGPVGSGGKLAFSLKKAKVTVTPVFAADDEDEDAADVEKEEPAKRQKSVQAGALVAAAPTGAVAPTPPNDMTVRQVADKLASFVAKNGRQFENITRQRNPGDTPFKFLFDKHCSDYKYYEFWLAEEERVLAQSKEAEAPKNANSSIASSKAPAGPHRSSFEQKSNYQTPASALYGAYEGDPNMSAPSDPVALMEFYMKKAAQEERKRPPRQSKDEMPPPPSLQGPPKKGHHMGDFIPPEELEKFMSRCNDAAAQKATKEAAEKAKIQADNIGHKLLSKMGWREGEGLGSERRGRADPIMAGDVKKDHLGVGAVQPGEVSAEDDIYEQYKKRMMLGYRYRPNPLNNPRKQYY; encoded by the exons ATGGATAAGGGACTCTTCGCCAATGATGgctccttcttggagaggttCAAGCAGATGCAgcaggagatgaaggagaaggagaaggctgCCGCTGCAGCAGCCTCATCCGCAGCGCCTAAGCCTGTGAACCCCAAGCAGGGGGTTGCGGTGGCAGCAAACAAGAGGCCATTCGAACTGAAGGCTGGGCCAGTCGGCTCAGGTGGAAAGCTGGCCTTCAGCCTGAAGAAGGCCAAGGTCACGGTCACACCTGTTTTTGCAGccgatgatgaggatgaggatgcggCAGATGTGGAGAAGGAGGAGCCTGCCAAGCGCCAGAAGTCTGTGCAAGCTGGTGCTCTTGTGGCGGCTGCCCCAACAGGGGCTGTTG CCCCAACACCACCAAATGATATGACAGTGCGGCAAGTTGCTGACAAATTAGCAAGCTTTGTTGCCAAAAATGGCAGACAGTTTGAGAATATCACACGTCAAAGGAATCCTGGAGACACACCATTCAA ATTTTTATTTGATAAGCACTGTTCAGACTACAAATATTATGAGTTTTGGCTTGCTGAAGAGGAAAGGGTTCTTGCTCAGTCAAAGGAGGCTGAAGCACCAAAAAATG CTAACTCTAGCATTGCAAGCTCCAAAGCACCAGCTGGTCCGCATAGAAGCTCATTTGAACAAAAGTCTAACTATCAAACACCCGCGTCAGCTTTGTATGGTGCATATGAGG GTGATCCCAATATGTCTGCACCCTCAGATCCTGTAGCCTTGATGGAATTCTACATGAAGAAGGCTGCACAGGAAGAACGGAAGAGGCCACCAAGGCAGTCGAAAGATGAAATGCCGCCACCTCCTTCTCTTCAAG GACCTCCTAAGAAGGGACACCACATGGGTGACTTCATTCCTCCAGAAGAACTTGAAAAGTTTATGTCACGCTGTAATGATGCTGCAGCACAAAAGGCTACGAAAGAAGCTGCCGAAAAGGCTAAGATTCAGGCAGACAATATTGGGCACAAACTTCTATCTAAGATGGGCTGGAGGGAAG GTGAGGGTCTTGGCAGCGAGCGAAGGGGCCGTGCAGATCCCATTATGGCTGGAGATGTGAAAAAGGACCATCTTGGTGTTGGTGCAGTCCAGCCTGGTGAGGTCTCAGCTGAAGATGACATCTACGAGCAATACAAGAAGCGAATGATGCTTGGATACCGTTATAGGCCGAACCCTCTG AACAATCCCAGGAAACAATACTACTGA
- the LOC133897726 gene encoding SURP and G-patch domain-containing protein 1-like protein isoform X1 codes for MDKGLFANDGSFLERFKQMQQEMKEKEKAAAAAASSAAPKPVNPKQGVAVAANKRPFELKAGPVGSGGKLAFSLKKAKVTVTPVFAADDEDEDAADVEKEEPAKRQKSVQAGALVAAAPTGAVAPTPPNDMTVRQVADKLASFVAKNGRQFENITRQRNPGDTPFKFLFDKHCSDYKYYEFWLAEEERVLAQSKEAEAPKNANSSIASSKAPAGPHRSSFEQKSNYQTPASALYGAYEGSSSQGSSSSYSDPNMSAPSDPVALMEFYMKKAAQEERKRPPRQSKDEMPPPPSLQGPPKKGHHMGDFIPPEELEKFMSRCNDAAAQKATKEAAEKAKIQADNIGHKLLSKMGWREGEGLGSERRGRADPIMAGDVKKDHLGVGAVQPGEVSAEDDIYEQYKKRMMLGYRYRPNPLNNPRKQYY; via the exons ATGGATAAGGGACTCTTCGCCAATGATGgctccttcttggagaggttCAAGCAGATGCAgcaggagatgaaggagaaggagaaggctgCCGCTGCAGCAGCCTCATCCGCAGCGCCTAAGCCTGTGAACCCCAAGCAGGGGGTTGCGGTGGCAGCAAACAAGAGGCCATTCGAACTGAAGGCTGGGCCAGTCGGCTCAGGTGGAAAGCTGGCCTTCAGCCTGAAGAAGGCCAAGGTCACGGTCACACCTGTTTTTGCAGccgatgatgaggatgaggatgcggCAGATGTGGAGAAGGAGGAGCCTGCCAAGCGCCAGAAGTCTGTGCAAGCTGGTGCTCTTGTGGCGGCTGCCCCAACAGGGGCTGTTG CCCCAACACCACCAAATGATATGACAGTGCGGCAAGTTGCTGACAAATTAGCAAGCTTTGTTGCCAAAAATGGCAGACAGTTTGAGAATATCACACGTCAAAGGAATCCTGGAGACACACCATTCAA ATTTTTATTTGATAAGCACTGTTCAGACTACAAATATTATGAGTTTTGGCTTGCTGAAGAGGAAAGGGTTCTTGCTCAGTCAAAGGAGGCTGAAGCACCAAAAAATG CTAACTCTAGCATTGCAAGCTCCAAAGCACCAGCTGGTCCGCATAGAAGCTCATTTGAACAAAAGTCTAACTATCAAACACCCGCGTCAGCTTTGTATGGTGCATATGAGGGTAGTTCTTCCCAGGGTAGCTCATCTAGTTACA GTGATCCCAATATGTCTGCACCCTCAGATCCTGTAGCCTTGATGGAATTCTACATGAAGAAGGCTGCACAGGAAGAACGGAAGAGGCCACCAAGGCAGTCGAAAGATGAAATGCCGCCACCTCCTTCTCTTCAAG GACCTCCTAAGAAGGGACACCACATGGGTGACTTCATTCCTCCAGAAGAACTTGAAAAGTTTATGTCACGCTGTAATGATGCTGCAGCACAAAAGGCTACGAAAGAAGCTGCCGAAAAGGCTAAGATTCAGGCAGACAATATTGGGCACAAACTTCTATCTAAGATGGGCTGGAGGGAAG GTGAGGGTCTTGGCAGCGAGCGAAGGGGCCGTGCAGATCCCATTATGGCTGGAGATGTGAAAAAGGACCATCTTGGTGTTGGTGCAGTCCAGCCTGGTGAGGTCTCAGCTGAAGATGACATCTACGAGCAATACAAGAAGCGAATGATGCTTGGATACCGTTATAGGCCGAACCCTCTG AACAATCCCAGGAAACAATACTACTGA
- the LOC133897726 gene encoding SURP and G-patch domain-containing protein 1-like protein isoform X2, whose amino-acid sequence MDKGLFANDGSFLERFKQMQQEMKEKEKAAAAAASSAAPKPVNPKQGVAVAANKRPFELKAGPVGSGGKLAFSLKKAKVTVTPVFAADDEDEDAADVEKEEPAKRQKSVQAGALVAAAPTGAVAPTPPNDMTVRQVADKLASFVAKNGRQFENITRQRNPGDTPFKFLFDKHCSDYKYYEFWLAEEERVLAQSKEAEAPKNANSSIASSKAPAGPHRSSFEQKSNYQTPASALYGAYEGSSSQGDPNMSAPSDPVALMEFYMKKAAQEERKRPPRQSKDEMPPPPSLQGPPKKGHHMGDFIPPEELEKFMSRCNDAAAQKATKEAAEKAKIQADNIGHKLLSKMGWREGEGLGSERRGRADPIMAGDVKKDHLGVGAVQPGEVSAEDDIYEQYKKRMMLGYRYRPNPLNNPRKQYY is encoded by the exons ATGGATAAGGGACTCTTCGCCAATGATGgctccttcttggagaggttCAAGCAGATGCAgcaggagatgaaggagaaggagaaggctgCCGCTGCAGCAGCCTCATCCGCAGCGCCTAAGCCTGTGAACCCCAAGCAGGGGGTTGCGGTGGCAGCAAACAAGAGGCCATTCGAACTGAAGGCTGGGCCAGTCGGCTCAGGTGGAAAGCTGGCCTTCAGCCTGAAGAAGGCCAAGGTCACGGTCACACCTGTTTTTGCAGccgatgatgaggatgaggatgcggCAGATGTGGAGAAGGAGGAGCCTGCCAAGCGCCAGAAGTCTGTGCAAGCTGGTGCTCTTGTGGCGGCTGCCCCAACAGGGGCTGTTG CCCCAACACCACCAAATGATATGACAGTGCGGCAAGTTGCTGACAAATTAGCAAGCTTTGTTGCCAAAAATGGCAGACAGTTTGAGAATATCACACGTCAAAGGAATCCTGGAGACACACCATTCAA ATTTTTATTTGATAAGCACTGTTCAGACTACAAATATTATGAGTTTTGGCTTGCTGAAGAGGAAAGGGTTCTTGCTCAGTCAAAGGAGGCTGAAGCACCAAAAAATG CTAACTCTAGCATTGCAAGCTCCAAAGCACCAGCTGGTCCGCATAGAAGCTCATTTGAACAAAAGTCTAACTATCAAACACCCGCGTCAGCTTTGTATGGTGCATATGAGGGTAGTTCTTCCCAGG GTGATCCCAATATGTCTGCACCCTCAGATCCTGTAGCCTTGATGGAATTCTACATGAAGAAGGCTGCACAGGAAGAACGGAAGAGGCCACCAAGGCAGTCGAAAGATGAAATGCCGCCACCTCCTTCTCTTCAAG GACCTCCTAAGAAGGGACACCACATGGGTGACTTCATTCCTCCAGAAGAACTTGAAAAGTTTATGTCACGCTGTAATGATGCTGCAGCACAAAAGGCTACGAAAGAAGCTGCCGAAAAGGCTAAGATTCAGGCAGACAATATTGGGCACAAACTTCTATCTAAGATGGGCTGGAGGGAAG GTGAGGGTCTTGGCAGCGAGCGAAGGGGCCGTGCAGATCCCATTATGGCTGGAGATGTGAAAAAGGACCATCTTGGTGTTGGTGCAGTCCAGCCTGGTGAGGTCTCAGCTGAAGATGACATCTACGAGCAATACAAGAAGCGAATGATGCTTGGATACCGTTATAGGCCGAACCCTCTG AACAATCCCAGGAAACAATACTACTGA
- the LOC133897726 gene encoding SURP and G-patch domain-containing protein 1-like protein isoform X4: MDKGLFANDGSFLERFKQMQQEMKEKEKAAAAAASSAAPKPVNPKQGVAVAANKRPFELKAGPVGSGGKLAFSLKKAKVTVTPVFAADDEDEDAADVEKEEPAKRQKSVQAGALVAAAPTGAVAPTPPNDMTVRQVADKLASFVAKNGRQFENITRQRNPGDTPFKFLFDKHCSDYKYYEFWLAEEERVLAQSKEAEAPKNGDPNMSAPSDPVALMEFYMKKAAQEERKRPPRQSKDEMPPPPSLQGPPKKGHHMGDFIPPEELEKFMSRCNDAAAQKATKEAAEKAKIQADNIGHKLLSKMGWREGEGLGSERRGRADPIMAGDVKKDHLGVGAVQPGEVSAEDDIYEQYKKRMMLGYRYRPNPLNNPRKQYY; this comes from the exons ATGGATAAGGGACTCTTCGCCAATGATGgctccttcttggagaggttCAAGCAGATGCAgcaggagatgaaggagaaggagaaggctgCCGCTGCAGCAGCCTCATCCGCAGCGCCTAAGCCTGTGAACCCCAAGCAGGGGGTTGCGGTGGCAGCAAACAAGAGGCCATTCGAACTGAAGGCTGGGCCAGTCGGCTCAGGTGGAAAGCTGGCCTTCAGCCTGAAGAAGGCCAAGGTCACGGTCACACCTGTTTTTGCAGccgatgatgaggatgaggatgcggCAGATGTGGAGAAGGAGGAGCCTGCCAAGCGCCAGAAGTCTGTGCAAGCTGGTGCTCTTGTGGCGGCTGCCCCAACAGGGGCTGTTG CCCCAACACCACCAAATGATATGACAGTGCGGCAAGTTGCTGACAAATTAGCAAGCTTTGTTGCCAAAAATGGCAGACAGTTTGAGAATATCACACGTCAAAGGAATCCTGGAGACACACCATTCAA ATTTTTATTTGATAAGCACTGTTCAGACTACAAATATTATGAGTTTTGGCTTGCTGAAGAGGAAAGGGTTCTTGCTCAGTCAAAGGAGGCTGAAGCACCAAAAAATG GTGATCCCAATATGTCTGCACCCTCAGATCCTGTAGCCTTGATGGAATTCTACATGAAGAAGGCTGCACAGGAAGAACGGAAGAGGCCACCAAGGCAGTCGAAAGATGAAATGCCGCCACCTCCTTCTCTTCAAG GACCTCCTAAGAAGGGACACCACATGGGTGACTTCATTCCTCCAGAAGAACTTGAAAAGTTTATGTCACGCTGTAATGATGCTGCAGCACAAAAGGCTACGAAAGAAGCTGCCGAAAAGGCTAAGATTCAGGCAGACAATATTGGGCACAAACTTCTATCTAAGATGGGCTGGAGGGAAG GTGAGGGTCTTGGCAGCGAGCGAAGGGGCCGTGCAGATCCCATTATGGCTGGAGATGTGAAAAAGGACCATCTTGGTGTTGGTGCAGTCCAGCCTGGTGAGGTCTCAGCTGAAGATGACATCTACGAGCAATACAAGAAGCGAATGATGCTTGGATACCGTTATAGGCCGAACCCTCTG AACAATCCCAGGAAACAATACTACTGA